A single Polynucleobacter acidiphobus DNA region contains:
- the ccoO gene encoding cytochrome-c oxidase, cbb3-type subunit II, whose product MSDQNKFFSHATLEKNVGWLIITTILVVSVAGLVQIVPLFFQHSTTEPSPGIKPFTALQLAGRDIYQREGCVGCHSQQIRTLRSETERYGPYSVAGESVFDHPFLWGSKRTGPDLARVGGRYSDDWQRIHLRNPRDVVPESNMPAYPYLQNAPADASSIQKHMRALKRLGVPYTDEEIANAPKELEGKTEEDALVAYLQGLGLNRRATTKTASQ is encoded by the coding sequence ATGTCAGATCAAAATAAATTTTTCTCTCACGCCACTCTCGAAAAGAACGTCGGTTGGCTCATCATCACGACCATTTTGGTTGTCAGTGTGGCTGGCTTGGTACAGATTGTGCCGCTCTTTTTCCAGCACTCAACCACCGAGCCAAGCCCAGGAATCAAGCCCTTTACAGCATTGCAATTGGCTGGACGTGATATTTACCAGCGTGAGGGTTGCGTTGGTTGTCATTCGCAGCAAATTCGCACATTGCGTTCAGAGACCGAGCGCTATGGCCCATATTCTGTTGCCGGCGAATCGGTTTTTGACCATCCATTCCTTTGGGGTAGTAAGCGGACAGGACCCGATCTTGCCCGTGTGGGTGGACGCTACTCCGATGACTGGCAACGTATCCATTTACGCAATCCTCGTGATGTCGTCCCGGAATCCAATATGCCAGCTTACCCTTATTTGCAAAATGCGCCAGCGGATGCGTCGAGTATTCAAAAACACATGCGTGCATTAAAGCGTTTAGGTGTTCCATATACCGATGAAGAAATTGCGAATGCCCCCAAAGAGCTTGAAGGGAAAACGGAAGAGGACGCCTTAGTCGCCTATCTGCAGGGCTTGGGTCTTAATCGTCGCGCCACCACCAAAACTGCCAGCCAATAA
- a CDS encoding cbb3-type cytochrome oxidase subunit 3 translates to MQAFTAYLSAISSTFGLFVFLGIIWWAWSKHRKAANEESANLPFALPDEFQKDQS, encoded by the coding sequence ATGCAAGCATTTACCGCTTATCTATCGGCAATATCGAGCACCTTTGGCTTGTTTGTGTTTTTAGGAATTATTTGGTGGGCTTGGTCTAAGCATCGCAAGGCCGCTAATGAGGAGTCAGCAAATTTACCATTTGCACTTCCGGATGAGTTTCAGAAGGATCAATCATGA